A single genomic interval of Flavobacterium sp. N2820 harbors:
- a CDS encoding DinB family protein, whose amino-acid sequence MNNLQVNEYAPYQMNYIKLVSEHTILKGLVNQKEEMIHFFKTIPVFKQEYKYAEGKWTIKDLMLHLIDAERIFSYRALRIARNDQTALPGFEENDYVITANANERDFESLLNEYSIVRDATISLFESFSDTDLLKLGTASNASVSVRGIGYCILGHELHHKNIIIERYL is encoded by the coding sequence ATGAATAATTTGCAAGTAAACGAATATGCTCCCTATCAAATGAATTATATTAAATTGGTTTCTGAGCATACTATTTTAAAAGGTTTGGTGAATCAAAAAGAAGAAATGATTCATTTTTTTAAAACGATTCCAGTTTTTAAACAAGAATATAAATACGCAGAAGGTAAGTGGACGATAAAAGATCTTATGTTACATTTAATTGATGCTGAACGAATTTTTTCTTACAGAGCATTACGAATTGCTAGAAATGACCAAACTGCTTTACCTGGATTTGAAGAAAATGATTATGTAATAACTGCAAATGCTAATGAGAGAGATTTTGAAAGCTTGCTAAATGAATACAGTATTGTTAGAGATGCTACAATTTCATTATTTGAAAGTTTTTCTGATACTGATTTATTAAAACTTGGAACAGCTTCAAATGCGAGTGTTTCTGTTAGAGGAATTGGATATTGTATTTTAGGACACGAATTGCATCACAAAAATATAATTATTGAGCGTTATTTATAA
- a CDS encoding Lrp/AsnC family transcriptional regulator, translating into MSKFRLDEVDHQILDMLIDNTRVPFTDIAKKLLISAGTVHVRVKKMEDAGIIQGSSLTLDYEKLGYSFIAYVGVFLHNTSQTKFVLERINQIPYVTVAHVTTGKFNIFCKIRAKDTKHAKEVIFMIDDIEGVYRTETMISLEESINDKKRLMHTIFKEL; encoded by the coding sequence ATGAGTAAGTTTCGTTTAGATGAAGTAGATCATCAAATTTTAGACATGTTAATTGATAACACAAGAGTTCCTTTCACGGATATTGCTAAAAAACTTCTAATTTCTGCAGGTACTGTGCATGTCAGAGTAAAAAAAATGGAAGATGCAGGAATCATACAAGGTTCTTCTTTGACATTAGATTATGAGAAATTAGGTTATTCTTTTATTGCTTATGTAGGTGTGTTTTTACATAATACATCACAAACTAAGTTTGTATTAGAAAGAATTAATCAGATTCCGTATGTAACTGTTGCGCATGTAACTACAGGAAAATTTAATATTTTTTGTAAGATTAGAGCGAAAGATACAAAACACGCTAAAGAAGTTATCTTCATGATAGATGACATTGAAGGTGTTTACAGAACAGAAACAATGATTTCTTTAGAAGAAAGTATCAATGATAAAAAACGATTGATGCATACAATTTTTAAAGAACTTTAA
- a CDS encoding M14 family zinc carboxypeptidase produces the protein MDSLQLATDNLEPNLKGKFIHLDVILPLLESLKSVFEITEIGKSVLNRPIHQVKIGTGKTKILMWSQMHGNEPTTTKGLFDFFNFLSNDSEVAQQIKNKYTLLCIPMLNPDGAFAYTRENANSVDLNRDAYLSSQPEMKLLRTLHKDFKPDLCYNLHDQRTIFGTEGFNLPATISFLAPAYNESRDYNEVRLKAIVIINKMNKALQEYIPNQVGRFDDSYNVNCTGDFFTTQNTPTILFEAGHFQGDYAREESRKFIFIALLSSLLGNYENVIVDNELDDYLRIPQNNKRFFDFIYKNVKIIDNSVEKIINFAAQYQEVLIDGKIHFIAIISKISDLEDYSGHVEYDCEALLFNSDRKCFPELGKKATFELNNLTKFNNGLKII, from the coding sequence ATGGATAGTTTACAATTAGCAACAGATAATTTAGAACCAAACCTAAAAGGAAAGTTCATTCATTTAGATGTTATTTTACCTTTATTAGAATCGTTAAAAAGCGTATTTGAAATTACCGAAATTGGAAAATCAGTTCTTAATCGACCAATCCATCAAGTTAAAATTGGAACTGGAAAAACTAAGATATTGATGTGGTCACAAATGCACGGCAACGAACCAACCACAACTAAAGGGCTCTTTGATTTTTTTAATTTCCTTTCAAATGATTCGGAAGTAGCACAACAAATTAAAAACAAGTATACCTTATTATGTATTCCAATGCTAAATCCAGATGGAGCATTTGCTTACACACGTGAGAATGCGAATTCGGTGGATCTAAATAGAGATGCTTATTTGTCTTCACAACCAGAAATGAAACTTTTAAGAACCTTACACAAAGATTTTAAGCCCGATTTGTGCTATAATTTACATGATCAGCGCACTATTTTTGGTACTGAAGGATTTAACTTACCGGCTACCATCTCTTTTCTAGCACCAGCCTATAATGAGAGTAGGGATTATAATGAAGTGCGCTTGAAAGCGATTGTTATAATTAATAAAATGAATAAAGCTTTACAGGAATATATTCCAAATCAAGTGGGACGATTTGATGATAGTTACAACGTGAATTGTACCGGAGATTTCTTTACAACTCAAAACACACCAACTATTTTGTTTGAAGCTGGACATTTTCAAGGTGATTATGCTAGAGAAGAAAGTAGAAAATTTATTTTTATTGCGCTTTTAAGTTCGCTATTAGGTAATTACGAAAACGTTATAGTTGATAATGAATTGGATGATTATTTAAGAATTCCTCAAAATAATAAAAGATTTTTTGATTTTATTTATAAAAATGTCAAAATTATTGATAATAGTGTTGAAAAAATAATTAACTTTGCTGCACAATATCAAGAAGTTTTGATTGATGGCAAAATTCATTTTATAGCTATTATTTCTAAAATATCAGATTTGGAGGATTATTCCGGACATGTTGAATATGATTGTGAAGCGTTACTTTTCAACTCAGATAGGAAATGTTTTCCTGAATTGGGAAAAAAAGCAACATTTGAACTAAATAATTTAACTAAATTTAACAACGGATTAAAAATAATTTAA
- a CDS encoding helix-turn-helix domain-containing protein, producing MVNIDDFIKRLEIILDYYNLSASAFADRISVQRSSLSHLLSGRNKPSLDFIIKVIEVFPEVDLYWILNGKGTFPKSENTSNRFDEVKTTSVETPFIQTEFDSTDLFSATANKNLEKEVQPVEMNHHTPIATTSAAIERIVIFYQDGTFKNYIP from the coding sequence ATGGTAAACATTGATGACTTTATTAAACGCTTGGAAATAATCCTCGATTATTACAATTTATCTGCCTCTGCTTTTGCTGACAGGATTAGTGTACAACGTTCAAGTTTGTCTCACCTACTCTCGGGTAGAAACAAACCAAGTTTAGATTTTATTATTAAAGTAATAGAGGTTTTTCCTGAAGTAGATTTGTATTGGATTTTAAATGGAAAAGGGACATTTCCAAAATCTGAAAATACTTCAAATCGTTTTGATGAAGTAAAAACTACATCAGTTGAAACACCATTTATTCAAACCGAATTTGACTCAACTGATTTATTCTCGGCAACAGCCAACAAAAATTTAGAAAAAGAAGTACAGCCCGTAGAAATGAATCACCACACTCCTATTGCAACTACTTCTGCAGCTATTGAACGAATTGTTATTTTTTATCAAGATGGAACTTTTAAAAACTATATTCCATAA
- a CDS encoding 1-acyl-sn-glycerol-3-phosphate acyltransferase yields the protein MKQIIYKFIFCKIFGWKVVGTIAPDIKKCVLIAVPHTSWWDFFLGIFSRGILDIEINYVAKKELFVFPFNYFFSWTGGTPLNRQKNENKVDTIAKIFKEKETFRLAIAPEGTRKKVFEWKTGFYYMALKANVPIIPVAFDYGKKEVVYNKPFYPTGNIEEDITFLESYFIGVIGKIPELSYVPKK from the coding sequence ATGAAACAAATTATTTACAAATTTATTTTCTGTAAAATTTTTGGTTGGAAAGTAGTTGGGACTATTGCTCCAGATATAAAAAAATGTGTATTAATTGCTGTTCCACATACCAGTTGGTGGGATTTTTTTCTTGGGATTTTCTCAAGAGGAATTCTTGATATAGAAATAAATTATGTAGCTAAGAAAGAGCTATTTGTATTTCCGTTTAATTATTTTTTTTCATGGACAGGAGGAACACCATTAAATCGTCAAAAGAATGAAAATAAAGTAGATACAATCGCAAAAATATTCAAAGAAAAAGAAACTTTCAGATTAGCAATTGCCCCAGAAGGAACAAGAAAAAAAGTATTCGAATGGAAAACAGGCTTCTATTATATGGCATTAAAAGCTAATGTTCCAATTATTCCCGTTGCTTTTGATTATGGTAAAAAAGAAGTGGTTTACAATAAACCCTTTTATCCTACAGGAAATATTGAAGAAGACATTACATTTTTAGAATCATATTTTATTGGTGTAATTGGAAAAATTCCAGAACTAAGTTATGTTCCAAAAAAATAA
- a CDS encoding spermidine synthase, protein MIKRLLSYILPVKIYQKKSEFSKNLEVTWNNGYLVLDSENTNYSFGSLQRVLKKGLKYIGYDRINTFENILILGVAGGSIIETLKNEVKFEGKITGVEIDRTVVEIANNYFGLNQYKNVKIVIDDAFEFVLKTKERYDLIVIDIFQDTIMPNFLFEDYFINRVNFLLNVNGFILFNTMVLDYQDRRRNALYKSKFNNNFSVRLYPKIEVHNELFTIKKLADEHS, encoded by the coding sequence ATGATAAAGCGATTATTAAGCTATATTTTACCTGTAAAGATTTACCAAAAAAAATCAGAATTCAGTAAAAACCTAGAAGTTACTTGGAATAATGGGTATTTGGTTTTAGATTCTGAAAATACTAATTATTCCTTTGGTAGTCTTCAGCGTGTTCTTAAAAAAGGTTTAAAATATATTGGTTATGACCGAATTAATACATTTGAAAATATTTTAATTCTTGGAGTTGCTGGTGGAAGTATAATTGAAACCTTGAAAAATGAAGTTAAGTTTGAAGGTAAAATAACAGGGGTAGAAATAGATCGAACCGTTGTTGAAATCGCTAATAATTACTTTGGTTTAAACCAATATAAAAATGTTAAAATTGTAATTGATGATGCCTTTGAATTTGTTTTAAAAACCAAAGAAAGATATGATTTAATTGTAATTGATATTTTTCAAGATACTATAATGCCTAACTTTTTATTTGAAGATTATTTTATCAACAGAGTTAATTTTTTACTTAATGTAAATGGTTTTATCTTGTTTAACACTATGGTATTAGATTATCAAGATAGAAGAAGAAATGCTTTGTATAAAAGTAAATTTAACAACAATTTTTCGGTAAGATTATATCCAAAAATTGAAGTGCACAATGAATTATTTACCATTAAAAAATTAGCTGATGAACATTCTTAA
- a CDS encoding potassium channel family protein, whose protein sequence is MNILKKLLVGKVNKNYAPKLNPIQKRILNIKSIWNNDHQDDNGIEKIVRLLLSSSQLMFPGIYIKYYACKIGHEYQDLALDLYVLAKVIFPFLILINGWQNNEYVIWGLIFVLLETVLYIPTLIFASDLFSRPRSYKRSMLLLFLNYIEIVVSFAVLYTLGNNMNKPFEHWFDSVYFSLISSNSIGYGDYYPVTTFGKVLVSLQALFFLSFVILFLNFFSTKVKSKGYFDDEPI, encoded by the coding sequence ATGAACATTCTTAAAAAATTATTAGTTGGTAAAGTAAATAAAAATTATGCTCCAAAATTAAATCCTATTCAAAAGCGAATTTTGAATATTAAATCTATTTGGAACAACGATCATCAAGATGATAATGGAATTGAAAAAATTGTTCGTTTACTTCTTTCCTCTTCCCAATTGATGTTTCCTGGAATATATATCAAATATTATGCTTGTAAAATCGGTCACGAATACCAAGATTTGGCTTTAGATTTGTATGTTTTGGCTAAAGTAATTTTTCCTTTTTTAATTTTGATAAATGGTTGGCAAAATAATGAATATGTAATTTGGGGATTAATTTTTGTTTTATTAGAAACGGTATTATATATACCAACATTAATTTTTGCATCCGATTTGTTTTCAAGACCTCGATCATACAAACGTTCGATGTTATTGTTGTTTTTGAATTATATAGAAATTGTGGTATCGTTTGCAGTTTTATATACTTTAGGAAATAATATGAATAAACCTTTTGAACATTGGTTTGATTCGGTTTATTTTAGTTTAATAAGTTCAAATTCAATTGGATATGGAGATTATTATCCAGTTACAACTTTTGGAAAAGTGTTAGTAAGTCTTCAAGCTTTGTTCTTTTTATCATTTGTGATTTTATTTTTAAATTTTTTCTCAACAAAAGTAAAAAGCAAAGGGTATTTTGATGATGAACCAATTTAA
- the kdsB gene encoding 3-deoxy-manno-octulosonate cytidylyltransferase has protein sequence MKIIAVIPARYASTRFPAKLMQDLCGKTVILRTYEAAKNTNLFDDVFVVTDSDLIFNEIISNGGKAIMSVKEHESGSDRIAEAVENMNVDIVINVQGDEPFINKKPLEELIEVFKNDSNKKVDLGSLMFQITDKEEINNPNNVKVITDQQRFALYFSRSVIPFPREENAGVRYMKHIGIYAFRKDALMDFYRLPMLSLEASEKLEQLRYLEYGKRIKMVETSHGSIGIDTVEDLEKARKLLS, from the coding sequence ATGAAAATCATCGCTGTAATTCCTGCTCGTTATGCATCCACTCGTTTTCCTGCAAAATTAATGCAAGATTTGTGCGGCAAAACGGTAATTCTTCGCACATATGAAGCGGCAAAAAACACCAATCTTTTTGATGATGTTTTTGTGGTAACCGATTCTGATTTGATTTTCAATGAAATTATATCGAATGGAGGCAAAGCTATCATGTCAGTTAAAGAACATGAAAGTGGTAGTGACCGAATTGCGGAAGCAGTTGAAAATATGAACGTTGACATCGTAATTAATGTGCAAGGCGATGAACCTTTTATCAATAAAAAACCGCTTGAAGAATTAATCGAAGTTTTTAAAAACGATAGCAATAAAAAAGTTGACTTAGGATCATTAATGTTTCAAATTACTGATAAAGAAGAAATTAACAATCCTAATAATGTAAAAGTAATTACAGATCAACAACGTTTTGCTTTGTACTTTTCACGTTCAGTAATTCCGTTTCCACGAGAGGAAAATGCTGGTGTTCGCTACATGAAACACATCGGAATTTATGCTTTTAGAAAAGACGCGTTGATGGATTTTTACCGTTTACCCATGTTATCATTAGAAGCTTCAGAGAAATTAGAGCAACTTCGTTATTTGGAATACGGAAAACGCATCAAAATGGTTGAAACTTCTCACGGAAGTATCGGAATTGACACTGTAGAAGATTTAGAAAAAGCACGTAAGTTATTGTCTTAA
- a CDS encoding ATP-dependent DNA helicase: MTYMLFYNLLRENFLFEPTLKQDIFLQKIAVFLLNSSPDDIFVLKGYAGTGKTTIISNVINSISNVEMKCVLLAPTGRAAKVISNYSGKPAFTIHKRIYYPKKNKTGGVSFTLQQNKFKNTLFIVDESSMISDTSQDSKLYENGSLLDDLFFYVEAGKNCKLLLIGDTAQLPPVNMTLSPALDIDSLSLHYQKNVHHIEFDEVMRQSENSGILYNATQLRELLNSHFIDTFQFKLKGFKDIIRLQDGYEIQDAIHGAYDNYGIEDTVFIVRSNKRANQYNQQIRTSILSKESEISTGDYLMVVKNNYFWLKEESEAGFIANGDIVEILEIRKIQELYGFKFATVKVRMVDYPNQAAFDTIIMLDTIMSESPSLTYEESNKLYQEVLLDYEDERQQYKKLQKVKENEYFNALQVKFSYAITCHKSQGGQWKTVFVEQPYLPNGIDIDYVRWLYTAITRAEEKLYLIGFKDEYFEN; this comes from the coding sequence ATGACTTACATGCTGTTTTACAATTTATTACGAGAAAATTTTTTATTTGAGCCTACATTAAAGCAGGATATTTTTCTTCAAAAAATTGCCGTTTTTTTATTAAATTCTTCTCCAGATGACATTTTTGTTTTAAAAGGTTATGCTGGAACAGGAAAAACAACCATAATTTCTAACGTAATTAATTCTATTAGTAACGTAGAAATGAAGTGTGTATTGTTAGCACCAACAGGTAGAGCTGCAAAAGTAATCAGTAATTATTCCGGAAAACCAGCATTTACAATCCATAAGCGAATTTATTATCCAAAAAAAAATAAAACTGGAGGAGTAAGTTTTACGCTCCAACAAAATAAATTTAAAAACACCTTATTTATTGTTGATGAATCTTCTATGATTTCAGACACTTCTCAAGATTCTAAATTATATGAAAATGGTTCATTATTAGATGACTTATTCTTTTATGTAGAAGCTGGAAAAAATTGCAAACTATTATTAATAGGAGATACAGCGCAGTTGCCGCCTGTTAATATGACCTTAAGTCCGGCTTTAGATATTGATTCACTTTCTTTACATTATCAAAAAAACGTGCATCATATCGAATTTGATGAAGTTATGCGTCAATCTGAAAATTCTGGAATTTTATACAATGCTACGCAATTACGCGAGTTATTAAATTCTCATTTTATTGACACGTTTCAATTTAAATTAAAAGGATTTAAAGATATTATTCGTTTGCAAGATGGTTATGAAATTCAGGATGCCATTCATGGTGCTTATGACAATTATGGAATAGAAGACACCGTTTTTATCGTGCGTTCAAATAAAAGAGCCAATCAATACAATCAGCAAATTAGAACTTCGATTTTATCCAAAGAAAGTGAAATTTCAACAGGTGATTATTTAATGGTCGTAAAAAATAATTATTTCTGGTTAAAAGAAGAATCGGAAGCCGGTTTTATTGCTAATGGTGATATTGTTGAAATTTTAGAAATTAGAAAAATTCAAGAACTATATGGCTTCAAATTTGCAACTGTAAAAGTTAGAATGGTAGATTACCCTAATCAAGCAGCTTTTGATACGATTATAATGTTAGATACGATTATGAGTGAATCACCTTCGTTAACTTATGAAGAATCGAATAAATTGTATCAAGAAGTTTTATTGGATTATGAAGACGAACGTCAGCAATATAAAAAACTGCAAAAAGTAAAAGAAAATGAGTATTTCAATGCTTTACAGGTTAAATTTTCATATGCAATTACATGTCATAAATCGCAAGGAGGTCAATGGAAAACCGTTTTTGTAGAACAACCTTATTTGCCTAACGGAATTGACATTGATTATGTGCGATGGTTGTACACTGCCATTACAAGAGCAGAAGAAAAACTATATTTAATAGGATTTAAAGACGAATATTTTGAAAATTAG
- a CDS encoding DUF3822 family protein produces the protein MVVTNNDITQKTYKKLSIQVSLSGLSFCVFDLFTNKVLHTAEIAFEKNKVVEEQLWRSFVDNTILTKPYDEIVVLHNNNLNAFVPTSLFDINFLASYLQYNTKVFETDFFTYDTIVPYEINNVYVPFVNINNFLLDQYESFEYKNSNSILVKKLLDISKNKDEKQVFVHIQKNTFEIVVVKNQELLLFNSFSYSTPQDFIYYLLFTCEQLQLNPETIAVQILGNCSVEDANYKMAYQYIRNCSLLNVSSLVTTFDASETAIRNHFTLYHS, from the coding sequence ATGGTAGTAACGAATAACGATATAACTCAAAAAACATACAAAAAGTTGTCCATTCAGGTTTCCTTGAGTGGACTTTCTTTTTGTGTCTTTGATTTATTTACCAATAAAGTTTTACACACTGCTGAAATTGCATTTGAAAAAAACAAAGTAGTTGAAGAACAACTTTGGCGTTCATTTGTAGACAATACTATTTTGACAAAACCATATGATGAAATTGTTGTTTTACACAACAACAATTTGAATGCGTTTGTGCCTACTTCATTATTTGATATTAATTTTTTAGCTTCTTATTTACAATACAATACAAAGGTTTTTGAAACTGATTTTTTTACCTATGATACAATTGTTCCATATGAAATTAACAATGTTTATGTACCGTTTGTAAATATTAATAATTTTTTATTAGATCAATATGAAAGTTTTGAATACAAAAACAGCAATTCTATTTTAGTAAAAAAGTTATTAGACATTTCAAAAAACAAAGACGAAAAACAGGTTTTTGTTCATATTCAAAAGAACACATTTGAAATAGTAGTAGTGAAAAATCAAGAATTATTGCTTTTCAATTCATTTAGCTATTCAACACCACAAGATTTTATTTATTATCTGTTATTTACTTGCGAACAATTGCAATTGAATCCAGAAACAATTGCCGTTCAAATTTTAGGAAATTGTTCTGTTGAAGATGCAAATTATAAAATGGCCTATCAATACATTAGAAATTGTTCTTTATTAAATGTTTCATCATTGGTTACTACTTTTGATGCGTCAGAAACTGCTATTAGAAATCACTTCACACTTTATCATTCATGA
- the rsmD gene encoding 16S rRNA (guanine(966)-N(2))-methyltransferase RsmD, whose product MRIISGKHKGRRITAPKNLPVRPTTDMSKESLFNILNNHFNFNGLKVLDLFSGTGNISYEFASRGSGPITSVDGDMGCVNFIKKTATELDLDISAIKSDVFSFLERNKTTYDIIFADPPYNLDQKEFEKVIQLIFDNELLDEEGMLIVEHSKHTKLNHMSNFSFDKHYGGSVFSFYEFESDEEEDFDEEDEG is encoded by the coding sequence ATGAGAATTATTTCTGGAAAACACAAAGGTCGTAGAATAACTGCTCCTAAAAATTTACCGGTTCGGCCTACAACCGATATGTCTAAAGAATCGTTGTTCAATATTTTGAATAACCATTTTAATTTCAATGGATTAAAGGTATTAGACCTGTTTTCAGGCACTGGAAATATCAGCTATGAATTTGCTTCGCGTGGTTCTGGTCCTATTACTAGTGTAGATGGCGATATGGGTTGTGTAAATTTTATAAAAAAAACTGCTACCGAATTAGATTTAGATATCTCAGCAATTAAAAGTGATGTTTTTTCTTTTCTTGAAAGAAATAAAACTACTTATGACATCATTTTTGCTGATCCACCCTATAATTTAGATCAAAAAGAATTTGAAAAAGTAATTCAACTTATTTTTGATAATGAATTATTAGACGAAGAAGGTATGTTGATTGTAGAACATTCGAAACATACAAAATTAAACCACATGTCTAATTTTTCTTTTGATAAACATTATGGAGGTTCAGTTTTTTCGTTTTACGAATTTGAAAGCGACGAAGAAGAAGATTTTGACGAAGAAGACGAAGGTTAA
- the dnaX gene encoding DNA polymerase III subunit gamma/tau, producing the protein MEQFIVSARKYRPQTFKDVVGQQAITNTLLNAIETNHLAQALLFTGPRGVGKTTCARILARKINQEGYDDPYEDFSFNVFELDAASNNGVDDIRSIIDQVRIPPQTGKYKVYIIDEVHMLSQAAFNAFLKTLEEPPKHAIFILATTEKHKIIPTILSRCQIFDFKRITVKDAKDHLAEIAREQGVAYEDDALHIIAQKADGAMRDALSIFDRVVSYCGKNLTRQAVTENLNVLDFEYYIRITDLILENKIPDLLIAYNDILAKGFDGHHFIAGLASHFRDLLVCKNPATLSLLEAGEQAQALYAAQSHKAMHDFLIKGIELANECDLKFKVSQNQRLLVELCLMQLASITFDGEKKK; encoded by the coding sequence ATGGAACAATTTATAGTATCTGCCAGAAAATACCGTCCGCAAACATTTAAAGATGTTGTGGGGCAGCAGGCTATTACGAATACTTTGTTGAATGCTATTGAAACCAATCACTTAGCACAAGCCTTATTATTCACGGGACCTCGTGGTGTTGGAAAAACAACTTGTGCTCGTATTTTAGCTCGAAAAATCAATCAGGAAGGTTATGATGATCCCTATGAAGATTTTTCGTTTAATGTATTTGAATTAGATGCCGCATCAAACAATGGTGTAGATGATATTAGAAGTATCATTGACCAAGTTAGAATACCACCACAAACAGGAAAATATAAGGTTTATATTATTGACGAGGTGCACATGCTTTCACAAGCTGCTTTTAATGCTTTCTTGAAAACATTAGAAGAACCGCCTAAACATGCCATTTTTATTTTAGCAACTACAGAAAAGCATAAAATTATTCCAACGATTTTATCGCGTTGTCAAATATTTGATTTCAAAAGAATTACTGTTAAAGATGCGAAAGATCATTTAGCTGAAATTGCTAGAGAACAAGGTGTTGCTTACGAAGACGATGCTTTGCATATTATTGCTCAAAAGGCTGATGGTGCGATGCGTGATGCTTTGTCTATTTTTGACAGAGTGGTTTCATATTGTGGAAAAAACCTTACCAGACAAGCTGTTACCGAGAATTTAAACGTATTAGATTTTGAATATTACATCAGAATTACGGATTTAATTTTAGAAAATAAAATTCCTGATTTATTAATTGCTTATAATGATATTTTAGCGAAAGGTTTTGATGGACATCATTTTATTGCTGGTTTGGCATCGCATTTTAGAGATTTACTGGTGTGTAAAAATCCAGCAACTTTATCTTTGTTAGAAGCTGGCGAACAAGCTCAAGCTTTGTATGCTGCTCAATCGCATAAAGCAATGCACGATTTCTTGATAAAAGGAATTGAATTGGCAAACGAGTGCGACTTGAAATTTAAAGTCAGTCAAAATCAGCGCCTTTTAGTTGAACTTTGTTTGATGCAATTAGCCTCTATCACTTTTGATGGAGAAAAAAAAAAGTAG
- a CDS encoding DNA polymerase III, whose product MPSEAFNETDMLLQWNKFAQKMTDSGKRLLATYMQMNDPTLNGATITLELPNQSTKEEFLSGCHELLGYLRGKLHNHDITIEVVVNEATENKYAFTPQEKFERLKQINPTIELLRKTFDLDV is encoded by the coding sequence TTGCCTTCTGAAGCATTTAACGAAACAGATATGTTATTGCAATGGAATAAATTTGCTCAAAAAATGACAGATTCTGGAAAACGTTTGTTGGCGACATACATGCAAATGAACGATCCAACCTTAAACGGAGCAACCATAACATTAGAACTTCCTAATCAAAGTACGAAAGAAGAATTTTTATCCGGATGCCATGAATTATTGGGTTATTTAAGAGGTAAATTACACAACCACGATATTACTATTGAAGTGGTGGTCAATGAAGCAACAGAAAACAAATATGCTTTTACGCCACAAGAAAAATTTGAACGATTAAAACAAATTAATCCTACGATTGAATTGTTGAGAAAGACGTTTGATTTGGATGTTTAG